In one Bradyrhizobium cosmicum genomic region, the following are encoded:
- a CDS encoding OprO/OprP family phosphate-selective porin, which produces MIRTRIAATAIGLAGALAASQAQAQTASSSEQEIALLKQQLKMLEQKLDKLQSQTAANTAATAKAKSEAKAEAKAEARSEAKAVVANANAAIPLKGPAPASGVVVTMPNNRPTICTADQANCVAITGRLHYDVGGYDYRPNTAATVPQKLDSGENVRRARIGVAGKFFNDWNFALVYDFGGSSDGFGGAAPGSLPGGGTSGVENAYISYTGLKPFGGRMAVEIGVMDLPYTLDEATSSNDIMFMERASAGIIATNIAAGDFRSAVGTRWFNDQLWIGGYVTGPSTGAIHSASSTAPAGTSEQYGAVARIAGNPISGKDYSVHIGADAQWLIQPPRNLIANTQTVTLSDRPELRLDPTTLASTGAIANASGAQVYSVEAAATYGPLILQGEYFWYNIDRTANTSLAPIGAPSLKFQGGYAQAGYVLTGEGRSYNAANAAYNGVKPAHPFSLDGGGWGAWEIAGRFSTIDLNNQLGTATGIAGGRQTVYTAALNWYVNGNVRFMLDYLHGTVSKQASPVSTADVGSKFDAVAMRTQFAF; this is translated from the coding sequence ATGATCAGAACAAGAATTGCAGCCACGGCGATTGGTCTCGCCGGCGCGCTGGCGGCCTCGCAGGCCCAGGCCCAGACCGCAAGCAGCAGCGAGCAGGAGATCGCGCTGCTGAAGCAGCAGTTGAAGATGCTGGAGCAGAAGCTCGACAAGCTCCAGAGCCAGACCGCGGCGAACACGGCCGCCACCGCGAAAGCCAAGTCCGAGGCAAAGGCCGAGGCCAAGGCGGAGGCGCGCTCGGAGGCAAAGGCCGTCGTCGCCAACGCCAACGCGGCAATCCCGCTCAAGGGACCGGCACCGGCGTCCGGCGTGGTGGTGACCATGCCGAACAACCGGCCGACCATCTGCACCGCCGATCAGGCCAACTGCGTCGCCATCACCGGCCGCTTGCACTACGACGTCGGCGGCTACGACTATCGACCCAACACCGCGGCGACCGTGCCGCAGAAGCTCGACAGCGGCGAGAACGTCCGCCGCGCCCGCATCGGCGTCGCCGGCAAATTCTTCAACGACTGGAATTTCGCGCTGGTCTACGATTTCGGCGGCTCTTCCGACGGATTTGGCGGCGCGGCTCCGGGATCGCTGCCCGGCGGCGGCACCTCGGGCGTCGAGAATGCCTACATCAGCTACACCGGCCTGAAACCGTTCGGCGGCAGGATGGCGGTCGAAATCGGCGTCATGGACCTGCCCTACACCCTGGACGAGGCCACGAGCTCCAACGACATCATGTTCATGGAGCGCGCCTCTGCCGGCATCATCGCGACCAACATCGCCGCCGGCGACTTCCGTTCCGCAGTCGGCACGCGCTGGTTCAACGACCAGCTCTGGATCGGCGGCTATGTCACCGGGCCGTCGACCGGCGCGATCCACTCCGCCTCGAGCACGGCTCCGGCGGGCACGAGCGAGCAATACGGCGCCGTGGCCCGTATTGCCGGCAACCCGATCAGCGGCAAGGACTACTCGGTGCATATCGGCGCCGACGCGCAATGGCTGATCCAGCCGCCGCGCAATCTGATCGCCAATACCCAGACGGTGACGCTCAGCGACCGGCCGGAACTGCGCCTCGACCCGACCACGCTGGCCTCGACCGGTGCGATCGCCAACGCCTCGGGCGCACAGGTCTACAGCGTCGAAGCCGCCGCGACCTACGGACCGCTGATCCTCCAGGGCGAGTACTTCTGGTACAACATCGATCGCACCGCCAACACCAGCCTCGCGCCGATCGGCGCACCCAGCCTGAAATTCCAGGGCGGCTATGCCCAGGCCGGCTACGTGCTGACGGGCGAAGGCCGGAGCTACAATGCGGCAAACGCGGCCTACAACGGCGTCAAGCCGGCGCATCCGTTCTCGCTCGACGGCGGCGGCTGGGGCGCGTGGGAGATCGCGGGGCGCTTCTCGACGATTGACCTCAACAACCAGTTGGGAACGGCAACAGGCATCGCCGGCGGCCGGCAGACCGTCTACACGGCGGCGCTGAACTGGTACGTCAACGGCAACGTCCGCTTCATGCTCGACTATCTGCACGGCACGGTGTCGAAGCAGGCCTCGCCGGTCTCGACCGCCGATGTCGGCTCGAAGTTTGACGCGGTGGCGATGCGCACGCAGTTCGCGTTCTGA
- a CDS encoding DegQ family serine endoprotease: MFRSIRAAVITALCIAFSASFDPATAQDRRVPSSPAELRMSYAPIVQRVQPAVVNVYAAKVVQNRNPLLDDPIFRRFFGVPGQQPEQMQRSLGSGVIVDASGLVVTNVHVIEGADQVKVSLADKREFEAEILLKDPRTDLAVLRLKDTKEKFPTLDFTNSDELLVGDVVLAIGNPFGVGQTVTHGIISALARTQVGITDYQFFIQTDAAINPGNSGGALVDMSGKLAGINTAIYSRSGGSQGIGFAIPANMVRVVVASAKGGGKAVKRPWLGAKLQAVTPEIAESLGLRSPTGALVASVVSSSPAAKAGLKSSDLIIGIDGQTVDDPNAFDYRFATRPLGGTAQIDVQRGGKQVKLTVALETAPDTGRNELVVTARSPFQGAKVSSITPAVADELHLDADTEGVVITDLGGDSAAANVGFQKGDIILAVNNQKISKTGDLEKAASERPRVWRITLVRGGQQINVTLGG; this comes from the coding sequence ATGTTTCGATCGATCCGTGCCGCCGTCATCACTGCATTGTGCATAGCCTTTTCGGCCTCCTTCGATCCGGCCACCGCGCAGGACCGCCGGGTCCCGTCGTCGCCGGCCGAGCTGCGGATGTCCTATGCCCCGATCGTGCAGCGGGTGCAGCCTGCGGTCGTCAACGTCTATGCCGCCAAGGTGGTGCAGAACCGCAATCCGCTGCTCGACGATCCGATCTTCCGCCGCTTCTTCGGTGTGCCCGGCCAGCAGCCCGAGCAGATGCAGCGCTCGCTCGGCTCCGGCGTCATCGTCGATGCATCCGGCCTTGTCGTCACCAACGTCCACGTCATCGAGGGCGCCGACCAGGTGAAGGTATCGCTGGCGGACAAGCGTGAGTTCGAAGCCGAGATCCTGTTGAAGGACCCCCGCACCGATCTCGCCGTGCTGCGCCTGAAGGACACCAAGGAGAAATTCCCGACCCTCGACTTCACCAATTCGGATGAGTTGCTGGTCGGCGACGTCGTGCTGGCGATCGGCAATCCGTTCGGCGTGGGGCAGACCGTGACCCATGGCATCATCTCGGCGCTCGCGCGCACGCAGGTCGGCATCACCGACTACCAGTTCTTCATCCAGACCGATGCGGCGATCAATCCCGGCAATTCCGGCGGCGCGCTGGTCGACATGAGCGGCAAGCTCGCCGGCATCAACACCGCGATCTATTCGCGCTCCGGCGGCTCGCAGGGCATCGGCTTTGCGATCCCCGCCAACATGGTGCGCGTCGTCGTCGCCTCCGCCAAGGGCGGCGGCAAGGCGGTGAAGCGTCCCTGGCTCGGCGCAAAATTGCAGGCGGTGACGCCCGAGATCGCCGAGAGCCTCGGCCTGCGCTCGCCGACCGGCGCGCTGGTTGCGAGCGTGGTCTCGAGCAGCCCCGCGGCGAAGGCCGGCCTGAAATCCTCCGATCTCATCATCGGGATCGACGGCCAGACCGTGGATGATCCCAATGCCTTCGACTACCGCTTCGCGACGCGGCCGCTCGGCGGCACGGCGCAGATCGACGTGCAGCGCGGCGGCAAGCAGGTCAAGCTGACGGTGGCGCTGGAGACCGCGCCCGATACCGGCCGGAACGAGCTCGTCGTCACCGCGCGCTCGCCGTTCCAGGGCGCCAAGGTGTCGAGCATCACGCCGGCGGTTGCCGACGAGCTGCATCTTGACGCCGACACCGAGGGCGTCGTGATCACCGATCTCGGAGGAGACAGCGCGGCCGCGAATGTCGGCTTCCAGAAGGGCGACATCATCCTGGCGGTGAACAACCAGAAGATCAGCAAGACCGGCGACCTCGAGAAGGCCGCGAGCGAGCGCCCGCGGGTCTGGCGCATCACGCTGGTGCGCGGCGGCCAGCAGATCAACGTCACGCTGGGCGGATGA
- a CDS encoding replication-associated recombination protein A, which translates to MSPKRPQQTPTLFAAAGLDHEAPHPLPDRLRPRALSEVVGQDHILGPDGALTRMLETRTLGSLVFWGPPGTGKTTVARLLADATDLHFEQISAVFSGVADLKKAFDAARARREMGKGTLLFVDEVHRFNRAQQDSFLPVMEDGTVVMVGATTENPSFELNAALLSRARVLVFRSLDAAAIEKLFAHAEEVEGKKLPLDDEARAVLVRMADGDGRASLTLAEEVWRSARADEIFNAAQLQDILQRRAPIYDKSADGHYNLISALHKSVRGSDPDAALYYLCRMLDAGEDPLFLARRVVRMAVEDIGLADPQGLVIANAAKDAFDFLGHPEGELAIAQAVVYLATAPKSNAVYTAFKAAMQVAKQAGSLLPPKHILNSPTKLMKSEGYGAAYEYDHDTPDAFSGQDYFPDALGRQTFYDPPERGFEREIRKRLDYWAKLRKERGGT; encoded by the coding sequence ATGAGTCCGAAGCGACCACAGCAGACGCCAACTCTCTTTGCCGCGGCGGGGCTCGACCACGAGGCGCCGCATCCGCTGCCGGACCGGCTGCGTCCGCGCGCGCTGTCGGAGGTCGTCGGCCAGGACCACATCCTCGGTCCCGACGGCGCGCTGACGCGCATGCTGGAGACGCGCACGCTGGGATCGCTGGTGTTCTGGGGTCCGCCAGGCACCGGCAAGACCACGGTGGCGCGGCTGCTGGCGGATGCCACCGATCTGCATTTCGAACAGATCTCCGCGGTGTTCTCCGGCGTCGCCGACCTCAAGAAGGCCTTCGACGCCGCGCGCGCCCGCCGCGAGATGGGCAAGGGCACGCTGCTGTTCGTCGACGAGGTGCATCGCTTCAATCGCGCCCAGCAGGATTCGTTTCTGCCGGTGATGGAAGACGGCACCGTCGTCATGGTCGGCGCCACCACCGAGAACCCGTCCTTCGAGCTCAACGCGGCGCTTCTGTCCCGCGCGCGCGTGCTGGTGTTTCGCTCCCTCGATGCCGCCGCGATCGAGAAGCTGTTCGCGCATGCCGAGGAGGTCGAGGGCAAGAAGCTGCCGCTCGATGACGAGGCGCGCGCCGTGCTGGTGCGTATGGCCGACGGCGATGGACGGGCGTCGCTGACGCTTGCCGAGGAAGTCTGGCGTTCGGCTCGGGCGGATGAGATTTTCAACGCCGCGCAATTGCAGGACATCCTGCAGCGCCGCGCGCCGATCTACGACAAGTCGGCCGACGGCCATTACAACCTGATCTCGGCCTTGCATAAATCGGTGCGCGGCTCAGACCCCGATGCCGCGCTGTATTATCTCTGCCGCATGCTCGATGCCGGCGAGGACCCGCTGTTCCTGGCCCGCCGCGTCGTGCGCATGGCGGTGGAGGACATCGGCCTTGCCGATCCGCAAGGACTCGTCATCGCCAATGCGGCCAAGGACGCCTTCGATTTCCTCGGCCACCCCGAAGGCGAGCTCGCCATCGCCCAGGCGGTCGTCTATCTCGCCACCGCGCCGAAATCGAACGCGGTCTACACCGCGTTCAAGGCGGCGATGCAGGTCGCCAAGCAGGCCGGCTCGCTGCTGCCGCCCAAGCACATCCTGAATTCTCCGACCAAGCTGATGAAGTCGGAAGGCTACGGCGCAGCCTACGAATATGACCACGACACTCCCGACGCCTTCTCGGGGCAGGATTATTTTCCGGATGCGCTCGGGCGTCAGACCTTCTACGACCCGCCGGAGCGCGGCTTCGAGCGGGAGATCCGCAAACGGCTGGATTATTGGGCGAAGCTGCGCAAGGAGCGGGGCGGGACGTAG
- a CDS encoding HigA family addiction module antitoxin, protein MPRIPTHPGEHLAEELRELGISAAELARQIDVPVNRVTGIINGQRGITADTALRLGHWFGTSPQFWMNLQQQYELRLAEKEVGAQVATLPRRANAQSTRKLGKTA, encoded by the coding sequence ATGCCCCGCATACCTACCCATCCCGGCGAACATCTCGCTGAAGAGCTGCGAGAACTCGGCATATCCGCCGCAGAGCTCGCGCGTCAGATCGACGTCCCCGTAAATCGCGTGACTGGCATTATCAACGGGCAGCGCGGCATCACCGCCGACACTGCGCTGCGCCTTGGTCATTGGTTTGGCACCAGTCCGCAATTCTGGATGAACCTGCAACAGCAATATGAACTGCGGCTGGCGGAGAAAGAGGTCGGTGCGCAGGTTGCGACGCTGCCCCGTCGTGCCAACGCGCAGTCGACACGAAAGCTTGGAAAAACCGCATGA
- a CDS encoding RluA family pseudouridine synthase, with translation MSRRIKRMNPKPRERDERKEARPFKARGASKVSPRPGGKPGAKPPPRFAGERAERRPPKVAAPETPVPAKPVEALLPTKVQTVKVTADENNMRVDRFLEARFPGLSFSHIQRVVRKGELRVDGKRVDSKDRLEEGQSVRIPPLKLDTPKAVSELSEGAQKTLKALKEMTIYEDDDVLVLNKPAGLAVQGGSGMTRHIDQMLEVMRDSKGQKPRLVHRIDRETSGCLLIAKTRFAASYLTGEFRSRSARKTYWALVPGLPKPKQGRISTFLAKEESEDDTIMRIAQHGDEGASHAVTYYAVVETAGNKLTWVSLKPVTGRTHQLRAHMAHIGHPIVGDPKYFNIENWQLPGGLQNRLHLLARRIVIPHPRGGVIDATAPLPPHMQQSWNLLGLDASRFDPIENAPEE, from the coding sequence ATGAGCCGCCGCATCAAGAGAATGAACCCGAAACCTCGCGAGCGCGACGAGCGCAAGGAGGCACGTCCGTTCAAGGCGCGCGGTGCGTCAAAGGTCAGCCCGCGTCCGGGCGGCAAGCCGGGGGCGAAGCCGCCGCCGCGCTTTGCGGGTGAGCGCGCCGAGCGGCGTCCGCCCAAAGTGGCCGCGCCGGAAACGCCGGTGCCGGCAAAGCCCGTCGAGGCCCTGCTGCCGACCAAGGTGCAGACGGTCAAGGTGACGGCGGACGAGAACAACATGCGGGTCGATCGCTTCCTTGAAGCGCGCTTTCCGGGCCTATCGTTCTCCCACATCCAGCGCGTCGTCCGTAAGGGCGAACTGCGCGTTGACGGCAAGCGCGTCGACAGCAAGGACCGGCTGGAGGAAGGGCAGAGCGTCCGCATTCCACCGCTGAAGCTCGACACGCCGAAGGCCGTCAGCGAGCTCTCGGAAGGCGCGCAGAAGACGCTCAAGGCGCTGAAGGAGATGACCATCTACGAGGACGACGACGTTCTCGTGCTGAACAAGCCTGCCGGCCTTGCCGTGCAAGGCGGCTCGGGCATGACGCGGCACATCGACCAGATGCTGGAGGTGATGCGCGATTCCAAGGGCCAGAAGCCGCGTCTCGTGCACCGCATCGACAGGGAGACCTCGGGCTGCCTGCTGATCGCCAAGACGCGCTTCGCCGCCTCGTATCTGACCGGCGAGTTCCGCTCGCGCTCGGCGCGGAAAACCTACTGGGCGCTGGTGCCGGGCCTGCCGAAGCCGAAGCAGGGCCGCATCTCGACCTTCCTCGCCAAGGAAGAGAGCGAGGACGACACCATCATGCGCATCGCCCAGCATGGCGACGAGGGCGCAAGCCACGCGGTGACCTATTACGCGGTGGTCGAGACCGCCGGCAACAAGCTGACCTGGGTGTCGCTGAAGCCGGTGACGGGCCGCACCCATCAGCTTCGCGCACACATGGCGCATATCGGCCACCCCATCGTCGGCGATCCCAAATATTTCAACATCGAGAACTGGCAGCTGCCGGGCGGCCTGCAGAACCGGCTGCATCTGCTCGCGCGCCGCATCGTCATTCCGCATCCCCGCGGCGGCGTGATCGACGCCACCGCACCGCTGCCGCCGCACATGCAGCAGTCCTGGAATTTGCTCGGGCTGGATGCGAGCCGGTTCGATCCGATCGAGAACGCACCGGAAGAGTAG
- a CDS encoding ATP12 family chaperone protein, with amino-acid sequence MRELFDEAAVQSARDPRESVRQSGRTPQRKRFYKEAGATESEGGFAITLDGKPIRTPSGRQVVIPSRALADAVAAEWAAQGETIDPVTMPLTRIANSVVEGVIDRVELVTDDLAKYFESDLLFYRAGHPEALVAREAAHWDPLLFWAAETLGAHFILSEGIMHVKQPDEAIEAARGALPGDAWSIAALHVVTTLTGSALLALALAHGVRDAGQVWAAAHVDEDWNVEKWGADEEAASRRAARLRDFEAAVAVLAAAKPAAAKGP; translated from the coding sequence ATGCGCGAATTGTTCGATGAAGCTGCGGTGCAATCCGCTCGCGATCCCCGGGAATCGGTCCGCCAGTCTGGGCGTACGCCACAGCGCAAGCGCTTCTACAAGGAGGCCGGCGCCACTGAATCCGAGGGCGGCTTCGCCATCACGCTCGACGGCAAGCCGATCCGTACGCCGTCCGGCCGCCAGGTGGTGATCCCCTCGCGGGCGCTGGCAGATGCGGTCGCTGCCGAATGGGCGGCGCAGGGCGAGACGATCGATCCCGTGACCATGCCGCTGACGCGGATCGCCAACAGCGTGGTGGAGGGCGTCATCGACCGTGTCGAGCTCGTCACCGACGACCTCGCCAAATACTTCGAGTCCGACCTGCTATTCTATCGGGCAGGCCACCCCGAGGCGCTGGTGGCCCGCGAGGCCGCGCACTGGGACCCCCTGCTGTTCTGGGCGGCGGAAACGCTGGGCGCGCATTTCATCCTGTCCGAGGGCATCATGCATGTGAAGCAGCCGGACGAGGCCATCGAGGCGGCGCGCGGCGCGCTGCCTGGGGATGCCTGGTCGATTGCCGCGCTCCATGTGGTGACGACCCTGACCGGTTCGGCGCTGCTCGCGCTCGCCCTGGCCCATGGCGTGCGTGATGCAGGCCAGGTCTGGGCCGCCGCCCATGTCGACGAGGACTGGAACGTCGAGAAATGGGGCGCGGACGAAGAGGCGGCCAGCCGCCGGGCCGCCCGCCTGCGGGATTTCGAGGCCGCCGTGGCGGTCTTGGCCGCCGCAAAGCCCGCTGCGGCGAAAGGTCCTTAA
- a CDS encoding flagellar hook-length control protein FliK: MPTPISSILPVSAASPVADAATPDLVLQAGSVVDARVVSVMADNLVRIAIANLSMDVMSEVSLAPGQNLQLAVSQNDGTIRLAVMSGAGEATADQITLTLRAAALVESPPLAPAAGAAHNTLTPLEQAAVTTASAEAVTKQGSQAPLFANLASVVTGRDLPAGLKQAVLDVLAQQTPLNTALDGGDIESAFQKSGLLLEASLAAGATPSSGAMPDLKAALLVLRQTLATLDTTAPQGAARPASATGASQAAAAAGGEATAEASQIPRNANPAAAVLADIAGSAPQAMTRTMSAGLAAALLQEVAQNLSRMTGNVPGSNKAVPDGHTFEAAAHTTPPPFRGALPAPQAVASPSLAPDTPLSATVHRLLDDTEAAIARQTLLQVASLPDRTDASGHRTYPAAPQWNFEIPFATPQGTAMAQFEISRDGGNESADPAKRAWRARFTLDVEPAGPVHALITLNGDKTFVRMWAERAATAQQLRAGIGELNQALTRAELKPGDILVRDGTPPQPAPPRAGHFLDRAT, encoded by the coding sequence ATGCCGACGCCGATAAGCTCGATTCTTCCCGTCAGTGCTGCCAGCCCCGTGGCTGATGCGGCAACGCCCGATCTCGTGCTTCAGGCAGGCAGTGTCGTCGACGCCAGGGTCGTCAGTGTGATGGCTGACAATCTGGTGCGGATCGCGATCGCCAATCTGTCGATGGACGTGATGTCGGAGGTGTCGCTGGCACCGGGGCAAAATCTCCAGCTCGCGGTCTCGCAAAACGACGGCACCATCCGGCTCGCTGTGATGAGTGGCGCAGGCGAGGCGACGGCGGATCAGATCACGCTGACGCTGCGCGCGGCCGCGCTGGTGGAGAGCCCGCCGCTCGCGCCGGCCGCTGGCGCCGCACACAATACTCTGACGCCTTTGGAGCAGGCCGCTGTGACCACGGCCTCGGCCGAGGCGGTCACGAAGCAGGGCAGTCAGGCGCCGCTGTTTGCCAATCTGGCCTCCGTCGTCACCGGCCGCGATCTGCCGGCGGGGTTGAAGCAGGCGGTGCTGGACGTGCTGGCGCAGCAGACGCCGCTCAACACCGCCCTCGACGGCGGCGATATCGAATCCGCCTTCCAGAAATCCGGCTTGTTGCTCGAGGCCTCGCTGGCCGCGGGCGCGACGCCGTCCTCCGGTGCGATGCCGGACCTGAAGGCCGCGCTGCTGGTGTTGCGCCAGACGCTGGCCACACTCGACACCACCGCGCCACAGGGCGCAGCACGTCCCGCAAGTGCCACAGGGGCATCGCAGGCCGCCGCGGCGGCAGGAGGCGAGGCGACCGCCGAAGCGTCCCAGATACCGCGCAACGCCAACCCGGCTGCCGCCGTGCTCGCCGACATCGCCGGTAGTGCTCCGCAGGCAATGACCCGCACGATGAGCGCCGGCCTTGCGGCGGCTCTTCTGCAGGAAGTCGCTCAAAATCTGTCGCGCATGACGGGCAACGTCCCCGGCTCGAACAAAGCCGTACCCGACGGCCATACTTTCGAGGCCGCCGCGCACACGACGCCACCGCCATTCCGTGGGGCGCTGCCGGCGCCGCAGGCGGTTGCTTCGCCCTCGCTCGCGCCCGATACGCCGCTCTCCGCCACGGTGCACCGGCTGCTCGACGATACCGAGGCCGCCATTGCACGGCAGACCCTGTTGCAAGTCGCCTCGCTGCCCGATCGCACCGATGCCAGCGGTCACCGCACCTACCCGGCCGCGCCGCAGTGGAATTTCGAGATTCCGTTCGCGACGCCGCAGGGCACTGCGATGGCGCAGTTCGAGATCTCGCGTGACGGCGGCAACGAGTCTGCCGATCCCGCCAAACGCGCCTGGCGCGCGCGCTTCACGCTCGATGTCGAGCCGGCCGGTCCCGTGCATGCGCTGATCACGCTCAATGGCGACAAGACCTTCGTGCGGATGTGGGCGGAGCGCGCCGCGACCGCGCAGCAGCTTCGCGCCGGCATTGGTGAGCTCAATCAGGCTCTGACGCGGGCCGAGCTCAAGCCCGGCGACATCCTGGTCCGCGACGGCACGCCGCCGCAGCCCGCACCGCCACGCGCCGGCCACTTCCTGGATCGCGCCACATGA
- a CDS encoding EscU/YscU/HrcU family type III secretion system export apparatus switch protein — MSDPSKLAIALHYEKGSNAPIVVAKGKGTIGEKIVEIAKANDIPIEENEILAGALSKVELGEEIPPDLYKAVAEVLVFVLRLSGRGR, encoded by the coding sequence ATGAGCGATCCGTCCAAGCTAGCCATCGCGCTGCATTACGAGAAGGGCAGCAACGCGCCCATCGTCGTCGCCAAGGGCAAGGGCACGATCGGCGAAAAGATCGTCGAGATCGCAAAGGCCAACGACATCCCGATCGAGGAGAACGAGATCCTGGCCGGCGCGCTGTCCAAGGTCGAGCTCGGCGAAGAGATTCCGCCCGACCTCTACAAGGCCGTCGCCGAAGTGCTGGTGTTCGTGCTGCGGCTGTCGGGGCGGGGGCGGTAG
- the blaOXA gene encoding class D beta-lactamase codes for MLTRRSTLGLLAAASILPQRSLAHVAPPRNEIRDSLAKRFTDLGTSGTFVGYKVEDYLIVASDKERSGEGKLPASTFKIPNSLIALETGVVADPDKDVFPWDGVKRPIEAWNKDHTLRSAIAVSAVPVYQEIARRIGQERMQKYVDLFDYGNRDIGGGIDQFWLTGNLRIDPIEQIDFVDRLRRRALPISKRSQDLVADILPVTKVGESVIRAKSGLLGAERGEPSLGWMVGWAEKGEAHTVFALNMDCTEPRLVGERMPLTQACLAAIGAI; via the coding sequence GTGCTGACTCGCCGTTCCACCCTCGGCCTTCTCGCCGCCGCTTCGATCCTGCCGCAGCGCTCGCTCGCCCACGTCGCGCCGCCGCGCAACGAGATCCGCGACAGCCTGGCAAAGCGATTCACCGATCTCGGTACATCTGGCACCTTCGTCGGCTACAAGGTCGAGGACTATCTGATCGTCGCCAGCGACAAGGAGCGCTCGGGTGAGGGCAAGCTGCCGGCCTCGACCTTCAAGATCCCGAACTCGCTGATCGCGCTGGAGACCGGCGTCGTCGCCGATCCTGACAAGGACGTGTTTCCGTGGGACGGCGTGAAGCGTCCGATCGAGGCCTGGAACAAGGATCACACGCTGCGCAGTGCCATCGCGGTGAGCGCGGTGCCGGTCTATCAGGAAATCGCGCGCCGCATCGGCCAGGAGCGCATGCAGAAATATGTCGACCTGTTCGACTACGGCAACCGCGACATCGGCGGCGGCATCGACCAGTTCTGGCTCACCGGGAATTTGCGCATCGATCCGATCGAGCAGATCGATTTCGTCGACCGGTTGCGCCGCCGCGCGCTGCCGATTTCCAAGCGCAGCCAGGATCTGGTCGCCGACATCCTGCCGGTGACCAAGGTCGGCGAGAGTGTCATCCGCGCCAAGTCGGGCCTGCTCGGCGCCGAGCGCGGCGAGCCGTCGCTCGGCTGGATGGTTGGCTGGGCCGAGAAGGGCGAGGCGCACACGGTGTTCGCGCTCAATATGGATTGCACCGAGCCGCGCCTCGTCGGCGAGCGCATGCCGCTGACGCAAGCCTGCCTTGCCGCGATCGGCGCGATCTGA
- a CDS encoding carboxymuconolactone decarboxylase family protein, whose amino-acid sequence MNSTPIWLSSLTLAAAGGWLAATMFAAPATSKEPRFPQLTMDQLDARQKPLGEQIMKVSSVGIGGPYNPMIRSPVLGQRLFDLFYYLRWETSVPTKLNEFAILIIGRQWRSQVEWFAHAPLAAKAGLSADIIAELKTNKRPSKMAEDEAVVYDFVTELTTTRKVSDETYARAKKVFNDQQIVDLTAVAGNYVMVAMLLAMAEETVPPDKQEPFKPGEP is encoded by the coding sequence ATGAACTCAACGCCAATCTGGCTGTCGTCGCTCACGTTGGCCGCCGCGGGCGGCTGGCTCGCCGCCACGATGTTTGCAGCGCCCGCCACCAGCAAGGAGCCGCGCTTTCCGCAGCTCACCATGGATCAGCTCGACGCCAGGCAGAAACCGCTCGGCGAGCAGATCATGAAGGTGTCGAGCGTGGGCATCGGCGGGCCCTACAATCCGATGATCCGCAGCCCCGTGCTCGGCCAGCGCCTGTTCGACCTGTTCTACTATCTGCGCTGGGAAACCTCGGTCCCGACCAAGCTCAACGAGTTCGCGATCCTCATCATCGGCCGGCAGTGGCGCTCGCAGGTGGAGTGGTTCGCGCACGCGCCGCTGGCTGCGAAAGCGGGGCTGTCGGCGGACATCATCGCGGAGCTCAAGACCAACAAGCGTCCGTCGAAAATGGCCGAGGACGAGGCGGTGGTCTACGATTTCGTCACCGAGCTCACCACGACGAGGAAGGTCAGCGATGAGACCTATGCGCGGGCGAAAAAGGTCTTCAACGACCAGCAGATTGTCGACCTCACCGCGGTCGCCGGCAATTACGTGATGGTCGCGATGCTGCTGGCGATGGCCGAAGAGACGGTGCCGCCGGACAAGCAGGAGCCGTTCAAGCCCGGTGAGCCGTAG
- a CDS encoding DUF4260 domain-containing protein, which yields MDQGTAKTGAVTGGVNIMLRLEGLTLFLGMVMLYAAWDGSWLVFALLFLVPDLSFLAYLSDAKFGAMVYNAAHSYMAPVTLLTLGFGFASPLTLSIALIWLAHIGLDRALGYGLKYSAGFGFTHLGRIGRQKDA from the coding sequence ATGGACCAAGGAACGGCCAAGACGGGCGCTGTGACGGGCGGCGTCAACATCATGCTCCGGCTGGAAGGCCTCACCCTGTTCTTGGGCATGGTGATGCTCTATGCGGCCTGGGACGGGTCGTGGCTGGTGTTCGCCCTGCTCTTCTTGGTGCCCGATCTGAGCTTCCTGGCATACCTCTCCGACGCCAAATTCGGCGCGATGGTCTACAACGCCGCCCACAGCTACATGGCCCCGGTGACGCTGCTGACGCTGGGCTTCGGCTTCGCCTCGCCCCTCACCCTGTCCATCGCCTTGATCTGGCTCGCCCATATCGGCCTCGACCGGGCGCTGGGCTATGGGCTGAAATACTCGGCCGGGTTCGGCTTCACCCATCTGGGGCGGATCGGGCGGCAGAAGGATGCCTGA